Below is a genomic region from Terriglobales bacterium.
TAGGAGAGCGCAGGCTTGCCGATGGCGGCGCCGATGATGGGCGCGACTTCGCTCATGCTGATATCGCGCTGGCCCAGCAATTCGCGGGTCTGGTGGCCGGAGAAGCCGAGCTGAAGGAGCGCGTGGGCGGCGTAGTGGCCGATGTCGCAGGTGGCGATCATGGGCAGTTTCAGGTCGGGGTGAAGGGGCCCGGCCATCATGCCCATGCTGCGGATGACGCCGATCTGCGCCAGCATGTTCTCCATGAAGTAGCCGGCGCGCAGGTAGAGGGCGTTGAGGCTGGGGATGCGCTGGAAGCGCTGCTCCAGATAGTGCGTGCCGGCGACGGGGCCGGTCTTGTCGGGCTTGTCGGCGCCGAAGCTGGAGAGGCAGACGGCGTGCG
It encodes:
- a CDS encoding NmrA family NAD(P)-binding protein; protein product: HAVCLSSFGADKPDKTGPVAGTHYLEQRFQRIPSLNALYLRAGYFMENMLAQIGVIRSMGMMAGPLHPDLKLPMIATCDIGHYAAHALLQLGFSGHQTRELLGQRDISMSEVAPIIGAAIGKPALSYSKLPDLMLKPALTQMGMSSDMAARILELAAALNSGYMRALEPRSPANTTPTSFETWVQQVFLPAFQGK